In the genome of Tissierellales bacterium, one region contains:
- a CDS encoding RelA/SpoT domain-containing protein, which produces MIENKNSIDEVINFYNKKENQFELEMFLNQISTFFSKHPILNNPEKPIVHSIKSRLKDSDHLKDKIDRKGKNHEIINVENLFDKINDLAGVRILHIHQEQFIEIHKVIMDKVEEVKDWKLVEEPKAFTWDPESKEFYEKLGIKTELKETYYTSVHYVIKPNNEATKTTCEIQVRTLFEEVWGEISHSINYPKETSSIACKEQLRVLSRLVSTGTRLVDSIFKCYNEK; this is translated from the coding sequence TTGATAGAGAATAAAAATAGTATCGATGAAGTTATTAATTTCTATAATAAAAAAGAAAATCAATTTGAATTAGAAATGTTTTTGAATCAAATTAGCACATTTTTTTCAAAACACCCAATATTGAATAATCCAGAGAAACCAATTGTACATTCAATAAAATCTAGGCTTAAAGATTCAGATCACTTAAAAGATAAAATAGATAGAAAAGGGAAGAATCATGAAATAATAAATGTAGAAAACTTATTTGATAAAATTAATGATTTGGCTGGAGTGAGAATACTTCATATTCATCAAGAACAGTTCATAGAAATTCATAAAGTGATAATGGATAAAGTTGAGGAAGTTAAGGACTGGAAATTAGTAGAGGAACCAAAGGCTTTTACATGGGATCCGGAATCGAAAGAATTTTATGAAAAATTAGGTATAAAAACGGAGTTAAAAGAAACGTATTATACGAGTGTTCATTATGTTATAAAACCAAATAATGAAGCTACTAAAACTACTTGTGAAATACAAGTGCGAACTTTATTTGAAGAGGTTTGGGGTGAAATTAGTCATAGTATTAATTATCCAAAAGAAACATCAAGCATTGCATGTAAAGAACAACTGAGAGTATTATCTAGACTAGTTTCGACTGGAACTAGACTAGTTGATTCGATCTTTAAATGTTACAATGAAAAGTAG